The following coding sequences are from one Microbacterium sp. SSM24 window:
- a CDS encoding SulP family inorganic anion transporter: MQKPLAGLTRRNVGRELLAGVTLLAIAIPLNIGYAQIAGLPATAGLYALILPTVLYALVVSSRQLVASPDAAAAALVASSIGGLAVAGSADYATLAMAQAVISGILFMLLAVFKLGFLANFLSKPILVGFVGGLALGILVSQIAKMLGVKIDSGAEFVEKSSQLILGLGTTNPWSMLIASASVTVLLVGRRFLPVVPWALVVLVLATVVVVFTGADEAGVDVLGDVPAGPPALTWPVISWTEWLALVPSAIALTLVTVAEGLLVARSYAEKRRYSTSPNRDLFAFGIANVAAGASASFAVGSSTSRTAAMDQAGSRTQLPSLVLAAGSLLLLVFGTALLADIPSPAIGAIVAVAILPLLGIRDFIDLWRLDRFEFWIGAVCFLVTLLIGSIPGILVAFVLALVNLAKRASSPAIDVLARNDNPTASLLDPAPAGEVTAPGVIVVRMAAPLFFANGTVFAEAVRKAVTSAGEGTVHHVVIDMEAVTDVDVTASEAFDGLRTWLTQHKIEIAFSRVRSGAMPRLRRFGIIDDGASVYPTNRDAVTALTAPEHWFDRVKHKLRRDRASDDPTTPDSHVTMSSN, encoded by the coding sequence GTGCAGAAGCCCCTTGCCGGTCTGACTCGCCGAAACGTCGGCCGCGAGCTTCTCGCGGGTGTGACGCTGCTGGCCATCGCGATCCCGCTGAACATCGGCTACGCGCAGATCGCCGGCCTTCCGGCGACCGCCGGCTTGTACGCGTTGATCCTCCCGACCGTGCTGTACGCGCTCGTCGTGTCCTCTCGCCAGCTCGTCGCGTCTCCGGATGCCGCGGCCGCCGCCCTGGTCGCGTCGTCGATCGGCGGCCTGGCGGTGGCGGGCTCGGCAGACTACGCGACGCTGGCGATGGCGCAGGCGGTGATCAGCGGCATCCTGTTCATGCTCCTCGCCGTGTTCAAGCTCGGGTTCCTCGCCAACTTCCTCTCCAAGCCGATACTCGTCGGATTCGTCGGCGGGCTCGCGCTCGGCATCCTCGTCTCGCAGATCGCCAAGATGCTCGGCGTGAAGATCGACAGCGGCGCGGAGTTCGTCGAGAAGTCCTCGCAGCTGATCCTGGGGCTGGGCACGACGAACCCGTGGTCGATGCTGATCGCCTCGGCATCCGTCACTGTCCTTCTCGTCGGGAGGAGATTCCTTCCGGTCGTGCCGTGGGCTCTCGTCGTCCTCGTCCTCGCGACGGTCGTCGTCGTCTTCACCGGCGCCGACGAGGCCGGCGTGGACGTCCTCGGCGACGTGCCCGCGGGCCCGCCCGCGCTGACCTGGCCGGTCATCTCGTGGACCGAATGGCTCGCACTGGTGCCCTCGGCGATCGCGCTCACCTTGGTCACCGTCGCCGAGGGCCTCCTGGTCGCGCGGTCGTACGCCGAGAAGAGGCGGTACTCGACGAGCCCGAACCGCGACCTCTTCGCCTTCGGGATCGCGAACGTGGCAGCCGGCGCCTCCGCGAGCTTCGCGGTCGGATCCTCGACCAGCCGGACGGCGGCGATGGACCAGGCGGGCTCCCGCACCCAGCTGCCCTCGCTCGTGCTCGCCGCCGGCTCGCTCCTTCTCCTGGTGTTCGGCACTGCGCTGCTCGCCGACATCCCCTCGCCCGCCATCGGCGCGATCGTCGCCGTCGCGATCCTGCCGCTTCTCGGCATCCGCGACTTCATCGATCTGTGGCGCCTCGACCGGTTCGAGTTCTGGATCGGCGCCGTCTGCTTCCTCGTCACGTTGCTCATCGGGTCGATCCCGGGCATCCTCGTCGCCTTCGTGCTGGCGCTGGTCAATCTCGCCAAGCGCGCGTCCAGTCCCGCGATCGATGTGCTCGCCCGCAACGACAACCCGACCGCGTCGCTGCTGGACCCCGCACCCGCAGGCGAGGTGACGGCGCCCGGCGTGATCGTGGTGCGCATGGCGGCGCCGCTCTTCTTCGCTAACGGCACGGTCTTCGCCGAGGCGGTGCGCAAGGCGGTGACCTCGGCGGGTGAGGGCACCGTGCATCACGTCGTCATCGACATGGAGGCGGTCACGGATGTCGACGTCACGGCGTCCGAAGCCTTCGACGGCCTGCGCACGTGGCTCACGCAGCACAAGATCGAGATCGCCTTCAGCCGCGTGAGGTCGGGCGCGATGCCGCGTCTCCGACGGTTCGGCATCATCGACGACGGCGCGTCGGTGTACCCGACGAACCGTGACGCCGTCACCGCGCTCACCGCGCCCGAGCACTGGTTCGACCGGGTCAAGCACAAGCTCCGGCGTGATCGCGCGAGCGACGACCCGACGACTCCCGACTCTCACGTCACGATGAGCAGCAACTGA
- a CDS encoding flavin monoamine oxidase family protein codes for MERFDTIVVGAGVSGLTAARLLTRHGRRVLVLEARDRVGGRVSTDHRLGRATDMGASWIHGVTDSPVAAAAEALGMRTIEFTVGGYQPDSRPIAHYGPDGVRLSAEAAARYVADIHTVDATLRDVVAESAPDASYRDVTEEALAAQGWDEERTQRVREYLEHRSEEQYGAWIDDLAAHGLDDDSIDGDEVVFPDGYDILPRRLAEGLDIRLTHEVSRVRWSPEGVVVDTDFGSFGADTAIVTVPVGVLQSDDFLIEPSLPEPVAGALAGFTMNAFEKVFLRFSTKFWDEDVYVIRQQGPEGRWWHSWYDLTALHDEPTLLTFAAGPAAVETLHWSEERIVESVLEQLRRLYGDRVPKPTHVHVTDWQDDPFSHGSYAYMTVGSRTEDHDTLATPIGGVLHLAGEATWTDDPATVPAAMFSGHRAAVNVLGQDVPIEDAWAGLARG; via the coding sequence ATGGAGAGATTCGACACGATCGTGGTGGGCGCCGGCGTCTCCGGCCTCACCGCCGCCCGGCTGCTGACCAGACACGGGCGCAGGGTTCTCGTGCTCGAGGCGAGGGATCGCGTCGGCGGACGCGTCTCGACCGACCACAGGCTCGGACGGGCGACCGACATGGGCGCGTCGTGGATCCACGGTGTCACCGATTCACCGGTCGCCGCGGCTGCGGAGGCGTTGGGCATGCGCACGATCGAGTTCACCGTCGGGGGCTATCAGCCCGACAGCCGCCCGATCGCTCACTACGGCCCGGACGGCGTGCGACTCTCGGCCGAGGCGGCCGCGAGGTATGTCGCCGACATCCACACGGTCGACGCGACGCTTCGCGACGTGGTGGCAGAGTCTGCTCCGGATGCCTCCTACCGCGACGTCACCGAGGAGGCGCTGGCCGCGCAGGGGTGGGACGAGGAGCGGACGCAGCGCGTGCGGGAGTACCTCGAGCATCGCTCCGAGGAGCAGTACGGCGCCTGGATCGACGACCTCGCCGCGCACGGCCTCGACGACGACTCCATCGACGGCGACGAGGTCGTCTTCCCCGACGGATACGACATCCTCCCTCGGCGCCTGGCGGAAGGGCTCGACATCCGGCTCACGCACGAGGTGTCGCGCGTGCGGTGGTCGCCGGAGGGTGTCGTCGTCGACACCGACTTCGGCTCGTTCGGCGCCGATACCGCGATCGTGACGGTCCCGGTGGGGGTGCTGCAGTCGGACGACTTCCTGATCGAACCGTCGCTTCCCGAGCCCGTGGCCGGGGCGCTCGCGGGCTTCACGATGAACGCGTTCGAGAAGGTCTTCCTGCGCTTCTCCACGAAGTTCTGGGACGAGGACGTGTACGTCATCCGTCAGCAGGGTCCCGAGGGGCGGTGGTGGCACTCGTGGTACGACCTGACCGCCCTGCACGACGAACCCACGCTGCTCACGTTCGCCGCCGGTCCAGCTGCCGTCGAGACCCTCCACTGGTCGGAGGAGCGCATCGTCGAGTCGGTGCTGGAGCAGCTGCGACGCCTGTACGGGGACCGCGTGCCGAAGCCGACGCACGTGCACGTCACCGACTGGCAGGACGACCCGTTCTCGCACGGCTCCTACGCCTATATGACCGTGGGGTCGCGGACCGAGGACCACGACACCCTTGCCACTCCGATCGGCGGGGTGCTCCACCTCGCCGGCGAGGCGACGTGGACGGACGACCCGGCGACGGTGCCCGCAGCGATGTTCTCGGGCCACCGCGCCGCGGTCAACGTCCTCGGACAGGATGTGCCGATCGAGGATGCCTGGGCCGGGCTCGCGCGCGGCTAG
- a CDS encoding RNA-binding S4 domain-containing protein, whose product MTKPAPIDDVSIGGDGIRLGQFLKFAGVLDSGGDVKEAIIDGLVTVNGEVDRRRGRQLQIGDVVGFDGRRVRVAL is encoded by the coding sequence ATGACGAAGCCCGCCCCGATCGACGACGTCTCGATCGGCGGCGACGGCATCCGCCTCGGCCAGTTCCTGAAGTTCGCCGGTGTCCTCGACTCCGGCGGCGACGTGAAGGAGGCGATCATCGACGGCCTCGTGACGGTGAACGGCGAGGTCGATCGTCGCCGCGGACGCCAGTTGCAGATCGGCGACGTCGTCGGCTTCGACGGACGCCGGGTGCGCGTCGCTCTCTGA